The following proteins are co-located in the Pedobacter sp. FW305-3-2-15-E-R2A2 genome:
- a CDS encoding PorP/SprF family type IX secretion system membrane protein has protein sequence MKIIHKISLLVAFTAAVNTAQAQLNPLSSQYYSNQYVINPAFAGAEHGIRLNGSYRKLWDNVPGAPVTQSFTADYGFSRVGLGLTVNNESAGLQRQTRVLGSYAYHLKLDQAGTALHFGISIGFLSQRLEETDIYGNPSDPLVGQYNNRKTHLDGDFGVAFTSNRLTVQAAIPNLKSFLKKETIKLADVATFYSALSYRFPISEGLEGIDAEPKVAYRGVKGFKNIWDAGVQVGLANRQVFAMLMYHSSESATFGLGMDFKKKYMISGSYSTQTSALSAYTNGSFELNLRLSLGGGK, from the coding sequence ATGAAAATCATACACAAAATAAGTTTACTCGTCGCTTTTACAGCAGCAGTAAACACCGCACAAGCGCAGTTAAACCCTTTATCTTCGCAGTATTACAGCAATCAGTATGTCATCAATCCGGCTTTCGCGGGCGCTGAACATGGCATAAGGTTAAATGGATCATACCGTAAGCTTTGGGACAATGTACCTGGTGCGCCGGTTACGCAGAGCTTCACCGCAGATTACGGCTTCAGCAGAGTGGGCCTTGGTTTAACGGTTAACAATGAAAGTGCAGGTTTGCAAAGACAAACCCGGGTACTGGGCTCCTATGCTTACCACCTGAAACTGGATCAAGCGGGAACTGCGTTACATTTCGGGATCTCTATCGGATTTTTAAGTCAGCGTCTGGAAGAAACCGATATCTATGGCAATCCAAGTGATCCGCTCGTTGGCCAGTATAACAACCGTAAAACACATCTGGACGGAGATTTTGGGGTAGCCTTTACCTCCAACAGACTAACGGTACAGGCGGCAATTCCTAACCTTAAAAGCTTCCTGAAAAAGGAAACGATTAAATTGGCCGATGTGGCAACCTTTTACTCTGCCCTGAGCTACCGCTTTCCAATCAGCGAAGGCCTGGAAGGAATTGACGCAGAGCCCAAAGTCGCCTATCGGGGTGTAAAAGGTTTTAAAAACATCTGGGATGCAGGTGTACAGGTAGGATTGGCCAATCGGCAGGTATTCGCCATGCTGATGTACCACAGTTCTGAAAGTGCCACTTTTGGTTTAGGCATGGACTTCAAGAAAAAGTATATGATCAGCGGATCATACAGCACACAAACTTCTGCTTTAAGTGCCTACACGAATGGCAGCTTTGAGCTCAACCTCAGACTCAGTCTGGGCGGAGGTAAATAA
- a CDS encoding DUF4402 domain-containing protein, giving the protein MRKLKISIYGMMLPVLLLVAVSSKAQRKFAALGPENPPRPVVIYVNPAQGLQFGAFYQGATGGSVIIYPNGSRSTTGTVIQTNQGVSFSPAIFEVDAEPGTLVTIVNGPDVTLNGSNGGTITLHIGSSDPASPFIATQTSPGRTQIRIGGTLTLTNPLANPPGNYSGTFSVTFIQP; this is encoded by the coding sequence ATGAGGAAGCTAAAAATATCCATATACGGTATGATGCTACCGGTCCTGTTACTGGTTGCTGTATCTTCAAAGGCACAGCGTAAATTCGCTGCACTGGGGCCGGAAAATCCTCCGAGACCGGTGGTGATCTATGTGAACCCTGCACAGGGACTGCAGTTCGGTGCCTTTTATCAGGGCGCTACCGGCGGATCGGTGATCATTTATCCCAATGGATCGAGGTCGACCACCGGAACTGTGATTCAGACGAATCAGGGCGTGTCTTTTTCACCTGCGATTTTTGAAGTGGATGCAGAGCCCGGTACACTCGTCACGATTGTTAACGGTCCGGATGTGACCCTGAATGGCAGCAATGGAGGAACCATCACCTTACATATCGGAAGTTCCGATCCTGCAAGTCCTTTCATTGCCACTCAGACTTCACCGGGAAGAACACAAATCAGGATCGGCGGAACTTTAACCCTGACCAATCCTTTGGCCAATCCACCCGGAAATTATAGCGGTACTTTTTCTGTGACTTTTATACAACCCTGA
- a CDS encoding MmcQ/YjbR family DNA-binding protein, with protein MNIEELREYCLQKPGTTEGLPFGEDTLVFKVGEKIFLLTSLDTGNRFNAKCDPERAIELREQFDEIIPGYHMNKKHWNTVYMNGQLTRKQLNELIDHSYELVLSSLPKKLQEEIGN; from the coding sequence ATGAATATAGAAGAATTACGGGAATACTGCCTGCAGAAGCCAGGTACAACGGAAGGTCTTCCTTTTGGAGAAGATACCCTCGTGTTTAAGGTGGGAGAGAAAATTTTCCTGCTGACCAGTTTGGATACCGGCAACCGCTTTAATGCCAAATGTGATCCTGAGCGTGCCATTGAATTGCGGGAGCAGTTTGATGAAATCATACCTGGTTATCACATGAACAAGAAACACTGGAATACGGTCTATATGAATGGCCAGTTGACCAGGAAGCAGCTGAATGAGCTGATCGATCATTCTTATGAACTGGTGCTCAGCAGTCTGCCAAAGAAATTGCAGGAAGAAATAGGCAATTAA